The following DNA comes from Cellulophaga sp. HaHa_2_95.
AGAATTTTGATCCAAATACCCAAATCTATGAGGTATACGCTCAAGATGTAGATAAAATAGAATTGCCAGGCTTATTAATGGAACTGAGTAAAAATTACTTTAAACAATTAGGGCAGGAAAAAGTTATTAAAGAAGAAACTAAAAAGGCATCAGAGCAATTGTTTAGAGAAGTTTACCAATGTTCATCGTGCTTTACGGTTTATGATAAAGAATATGGAGATGTGTCATTAGGGGTTCCTGCAGGAACTTTATTTGAAGATTTACCAGAAGATTATTGTTGTCAAGTCTGTGATGCTAAAAAATCAAATTTTGAAAAAATTGAACTTCAATTAAATTCTTAATCATTTTAAGAACATATTCATATAATTTAGAATAGGTGTAAATACGTGCTTTCCTTGCGGTCTCGGCTAAATTTAGTAATTTTACCTACTTATTTATTTGTGATCGAAGCCATTTTGTATGTTTAAAATGGTTAACTTATAGATAAAAAATCGGGAACATAACAAAACAATTTCAACCAATTCCTCTTCATATGTCAACAAATAGTAAGCCGGTAATAGATTTAAACAATAAAGAAACGCAAGCAGGTTCAAAAATCGATTTAATTAAGAATCTTATTTTTGGCGATGATATTCAGGCGTATGACTCTGAATTTGAGGCGCTTAAAAAAGACATTCTTGAGAAGAAGAGAATTTTAGAGGAGCTTGTTGAAGACGTAAGAACAGAACTTAATACAGCTCTAGATTCTGTAGCTACAGACGTTAATATTAGAGTAACGGAGTTAGAAGAAAAATTAGAAGACAAGATTGAAACTCTAGATGCTGAAAAGCTTGATGGGAAGACTTTGGGTAGTATTTTAATCGAATTAGGTGAAAAAGTAAGCAAAAAGTAATTTTTTAAATAAAATTATTATGGTCGAGAAAGACAAAGTAGAGCTTCTTAGAGACATTTTGTTTACAGATGACCGTGTTTTTGCCGAAAAAATCGCCGATCGTATTAAGATTATAGAAAAAACGGTTAATGAAAAAGATCAGCTTTCAGAAAAAGTAAACCCTATCATTACACACAGGCTTAATGAGTTTGTAGCTGACATTCCTAAGACACTAGGTCCTACAATTACCCTCACGTTAAAAGAAGAAATAAGGAAAAACAAGGATGATATTGTGGATGCATTATATCCTATTTTGGGTAAAATGATCAAAAAATATATCTCGCAAGAGATGAAAATCTTATCCGAAAAAATCAACCAAAAACTATCTGCATCGCGTTGGAAAATAAAGTTCAAATCTTGGTTTACAGGGGTTAAAGAAGAAGAGATTATTCTTAGTGAATTAGGATCTGCAAATATAGAGCAGGTCTTGTTAATAGAAAGAGGCTCTGGAATTTTGGCGGCGAGTTATACCAAATCTGAAACTATAGATGAGGATATGATTTCTGGAATGTTAACGGCAATAAAGGGCTTTGTAGAAGATGCCTTTGGTCAGAAAAATCAAAATTTAGAATTAATAGAATACGAGTTATATAATATTCACTTACAGAGTTTTGTGTCTTATTATGTAGCTGTAGTTATATCAGGTAATTATTCTATCAGCGCAAAAGATAAAGTCCAAGACCTTATTTTTGATTTTTATGATGATGTTATGGGAAAAAATTTAGATTCACTTTTCGCCTCAGAAAAGGAATCAGATAAAAAAATAATGGACAGAGAAACACTTGAAAAAGAGCTACTCGTAAAATTTGAAAATGCAACTATCTAAAAAAATTGTAGTCTTAGGACATTTTGGGGTTGGTAAAACCTCATTAATTAGGCGTTTTGTAGAAGATAGTTTTTCAGACAACTATAAGGTATCTATTGGCGTTCATATCACAAAAAAAGTGGTAGAGGTTTCTCCTGAGGAAGAAGTGTCTCTAATTCTTTGGGATTTAGAAGGGACAGATGATCTAACAACTATAAGAGATGCGTATCTATTAGGAACGCATGGTGTTGTATTTGTTTTTGATGTAACAAGACCCTCTACATTCCAAGCTTTAAATGCTGATTTAGATATTGTAAGATCTAAAATATCAAAAACTCCGCTATTGGTAGTGGGTAACAAGGTAGATTTGGTCTTGAAAGAAGATTTAGAAACGCTATTTACGAAAAATAATATAGAAACAAATTTTTTAACGAGTGCCAAAACGGGTAATGCGGTAAATGATTTATTTCTACATTTAGCCAAATTATTACATTAGAATGCTAGATCAGTATCAAAAAGAATATGCTACCCAAAACGTTCAATTTATTTTAATCGATGAAAAGGGCGCTATTCTAGAAACAGATCAAGCCTTTTTAAAATTAGAAATAAATAGCTCAATCTTTGATGTACATGCGTTCTTTTATACCTTTGAATCTATAAAAGATACCTTAGAGAACGAGTTGCTGTTCAGTTGCGTTCATATACACTTTAAGGAAGAAGATTATGTTACAGACATAAGATTTGTTAAAAAAAAAGAAGGGTATTTACTAATTATTACAGACTATACCAGTCATTATACAGAGTACCAGGCCATTGCTCAAACACGTAATGAGTCTATTATTAATGGAGAGCTTGTTGCCATAAAAAACGCAGAATTAGAGGAGAGAGAAAATTTTAAAAATTCTTTTATTCGTAATTTCAGTCATGAATTACGGAACCCACTTACCAGTATTATCTCTATTACCAAAATACTTTCAGATACCGTATTGACCAATCAACAGCAAGATATGGTTACTTTTCTGCAACAGTCAAATGCGAATCTAAAACAGCTCTTAGATGACATTTTGAGTATCAGTATGATTTCTTCGGGAAGGTTAAAGCTTCGTGAAAATATTTTTAGTTTATCACAGCTATTTGATTTGCTCCGTTTTACCTATAAGACTAGGGCGCTAGATAATAATATTGAATTCGCCGTTAATGTAGATAAGAAGATTGCAGATCTTGTAGAAGGCGATAGATTGCGATTGTTTCAGGTGCTTACCAATTTACTTGATAACGCTTTTAAATATACACAAGCCGGTAGCATACGTTTAGACATTCATTTAAATCAGAAAAGAGCTAATAGGTTAAACCTTCGTTTTGAGATCATAGATACAGGAGTAGGTATATCGGTAGAAAACCAAGCAGCAATTTTTGAGAGCTTTTCGCAATTGAGTGGAGAACAAAATTCGGATATACCAAAAGGTACAGGTTTAGGCTTATCAATTGTGAAGGGGTTATTGAACTTAATGGACTCAGAAATTAAAGTAATTTCAAATGTTGATGAAGGATCTTCTTTCTATTTTGATTTAACGCTAAAACAACCTTTAGCAACTACGTCTAAGACGAGCATTATAACACCTCGTAAAAAGAAAGACAAAAAAGCAAAGTTCAAAACAGATAAGAAATTTAGAATATTATTGGCTGAAGATGATATTAACGTGCAAACGGTGCTGTTCAAATCTTTGTTAGATACCAATTATTTCTATATAGATCTCGTGAGTGACGGGGCGCTAGTAATGGAGAAACTTATTAATGAAGAGTATGATCTGTTATTAATTGATATTAACTTGCCGAATGTAACAGGAGATCAAGTGGCTCGGTTAATCAGAGATTTTCCTTTTAAGAACATTAAGAGTATACCGATTATAGGCATCACTGCATATTCCTATGAAGATGATTTTAAAGCTTTTAAGAAATCAGGGATGAACGCAGTTCTTTCTAAACCTTTTGAACATGATGAGCTTTTAGATACGATGGCGAAATACCTGAAATAGACAAAGTTATACTCCATGGAGGACTACAAATCTATAGTATATAGCATTCTTTCAATTTGCGAAATGAATGCTTTTTTTTGTTTCAATAGTAAGAAAAAACTTACAAATATGTTTTTTGTCGTCAATTAATCGCACTTTATCGAAGAATTAATTTTGCTCTTGTAGGATTCTTAAATAAGGAAATAGTACTATATTTTTACAAAAGATTTGAGGAACTAACTAACCTTAAGTTCACGAAAACACATGACCAACTTAATGAATACAATAAATTTTTAATATATGAATACTTCATATTTAGTGATTTTTTTGTTTGTATCGAGTACGATATGTTTTCTGTATTCACTCTTTTTGGTGCTGAACATTTTCTCTGTAAAAAAAAGATTGAATAGTTATTTAAAAAAAAAAGACAGTCCGATAG
Coding sequences within:
- a CDS encoding cell envelope biogenesis protein OmpA, which produces MVEKDKVELLRDILFTDDRVFAEKIADRIKIIEKTVNEKDQLSEKVNPIITHRLNEFVADIPKTLGPTITLTLKEEIRKNKDDIVDALYPILGKMIKKYISQEMKILSEKINQKLSASRWKIKFKSWFTGVKEEEIILSELGSANIEQVLLIERGSGILAASYTKSETIDEDMISGMLTAIKGFVEDAFGQKNQNLELIEYELYNIHLQSFVSYYVAVVISGNYSISAKDKVQDLIFDFYDDVMGKNLDSLFASEKESDKKIMDRETLEKELLVKFENATI
- a CDS encoding fructose 1,6-bisphosphatase gives rise to the protein MSTNSKPVIDLNNKETQAGSKIDLIKNLIFGDDIQAYDSEFEALKKDILEKKRILEELVEDVRTELNTALDSVATDVNIRVTELEEKLEDKIETLDAEKLDGKTLGSILIELGEKVSKK
- a CDS encoding Rab family GTPase, encoding MQLSKKIVVLGHFGVGKTSLIRRFVEDSFSDNYKVSIGVHITKKVVEVSPEEEVSLILWDLEGTDDLTTIRDAYLLGTHGVVFVFDVTRPSTFQALNADLDIVRSKISKTPLLVVGNKVDLVLKEDLETLFTKNNIETNFLTSAKTGNAVNDLFLHLAKLLH
- a CDS encoding ATP-binding protein; this translates as MLDQYQKEYATQNVQFILIDEKGAILETDQAFLKLEINSSIFDVHAFFYTFESIKDTLENELLFSCVHIHFKEEDYVTDIRFVKKKEGYLLIITDYTSHYTEYQAIAQTRNESIINGELVAIKNAELEERENFKNSFIRNFSHELRNPLTSIISITKILSDTVLTNQQQDMVTFLQQSNANLKQLLDDILSISMISSGRLKLRENIFSLSQLFDLLRFTYKTRALDNNIEFAVNVDKKIADLVEGDRLRLFQVLTNLLDNAFKYTQAGSIRLDIHLNQKRANRLNLRFEIIDTGVGISVENQAAIFESFSQLSGEQNSDIPKGTGLGLSIVKGLLNLMDSEIKVISNVDEGSSFYFDLTLKQPLATTSKTSIITPRKKKDKKAKFKTDKKFRILLAEDDINVQTVLFKSLLDTNYFYIDLVSDGALVMEKLINEEYDLLLIDINLPNVTGDQVARLIRDFPFKNIKSIPIIGITAYSYEDDFKAFKKSGMNAVLSKPFEHDELLDTMAKYLK